Proteins encoded within one genomic window of Triticum aestivum cultivar Chinese Spring chromosome 2D, IWGSC CS RefSeq v2.1, whole genome shotgun sequence:
- the LOC123049498 gene encoding protein DCL homolog, chloroplastic, with product MALAAAVAVPFLLHARLGPRFAPALSPRRLLPCSTTAYEPPHSARPPASKKTEPESQVPWRAAEAEILRDVEPVVQLIKDILHSDRYADGECLGPADEIVVAEKILAYHPRAEDKIGCGLDGIMVDRHPQFRKSRCLFVVRTDGVWIDFSYQKCLREYIRRKYPSHGERFIREHFKRT from the coding sequence ATGGCtctggccgccgccgtcgccgtacCGTTCCTCCTCCACGCCCGCCTAGGACCGCGCTTCGCGCCGGCGCTATCCCCCCGCCGCCTGCTGCCCTGCTCCACGACCGCCTACGAGCCCCCTCACTCCGCGCGGCCGCCGGCGTCGAAGAAGACGGAGCCCGAATCCCAGGTGCCGTGGAGGGCCGCGGAGGCCGAGATCCTCCGCGACGTCGAACCCGTCGTGCAGCTCATCAAGGACATCCTCCACTCGGACAGATACGCAGACGGCGAATGCCTCGGTCCCGCGGACGAAATCGTCGTTGCCGAAAAGATCCTTGCCTATCATCCACGCGCTGAAGATAAGATTGGCTGCGGGCTTGACGGTATCATGGTCGACAGGCACCCGCAGTTCAGGAAGTCGAGATGCCTCTTCGTCGTTCGCACGGACGGCGTCTGGATCGATTTCTCGTACCAGAAGTGCCTCCGTGAGTACATCCGGAGAAAGTATCCATCGCATGGGGAGCGATTTATACGAGAACATTTCAAGCGGACCTGA